Genomic window (Maylandia zebra isolate NMK-2024a linkage group LG11, Mzebra_GT3a, whole genome shotgun sequence):
TTGTGTCAGGTATGTTATGCatatgtttgttttggtttatttgataATCTCACACATTCATTATCTGGTATtctaataaacaaaatgatgatAATTGAATAAAGACAACACTTTTTAAAGTTGAACGTTTCAAATGTTAAATATGTTTGATAGTTTTGTTTGAATCATTAGATTAGGATAGAAATGGAGTGAATGACAGAGACATCTGCCTCTTTGTTGATGCTGGTTTAAGTGTTATGATTAATAAtgatagagcagctgcagaTGAGATTCATGAGGACATTCTTCACAATTTTTCAGCTCTCAGCCATGAAGGGGTGTGGACTgatcctcctgctgctctcagGTCTGTAAACTCATCTCAGTCGCCTCATTTATAGTTTGAATAAAACTTCATATCAGAAAATCAATGAAAGCACAAACTGAACTGCTCCATAGTGATTATTTTAAAGGTGTCTGTAAACAAGCTTCAAGCAGTCACAGAAACACTCGTACAATCTCCAAAGATCTTTGTCATGTCAACTAAACTTCTAAAGGTTTCTTTGGGTCCAGTTAAAAGTTTGATTGACAGTCTAATGGTCGGTAGTTTGTAACAGTTTGTATGAAGTgaagtaaaagagtaaaaagagaaagacaggaGGGAAGAGAGAGTGCATGAACGTGGCTCTGTTTGTGTgcactgctgagaaaaacacgtttttattttggggtttttttgccctGGAGCGGGAAACCAGTGTGTAGGTGTCCACAGGCattgtaaaacacattttaaccaGTATACGAGTTACAGATCCTTTGAAGGACACATATATTAACAGACCGCAACACTGTTCAAATCTCTGTAAATTCTCCTGACGAGTAAAATCGAGCTGAGATGAGTCTGTGACCGCGCTGACTTACTCGTGTCCTCTCTCAGGTTACGTGATGGTCTGCCATTTTCAGTCTGATCAGTTAGTCAGACAGCTCCACCTCGTTGACCTGCAGAAGTCCTGGAACGACGCTCAGCAATACTGCAGAGATGAGTACATTGACCTCGCCATCGTTAACAGCTCAGCTCTCATCCAGGAAGCCCAGAAATGGGCGGGGAGCACAGAGGTGTGGATTGGACTCTCCAAGAGCGGCTGGAAATGGTCTCGCCTCAGTCCACTTCAGTCATCCTGGTTTCCTCCCTGGTCCCCGGGACAGCCAGGGACTGGGGAGTGTGTTACAATATCTAGTAATGGATCATGGTTCACGAGACAGTGCTCAGAACAACATAGCTTTTTCTGCTTTAATGGTGAGTGTTTTGGACTTTGGAACCAGGGtttgacaaactgaacattTGAGCTGCAGGTCTGAATCCATCTGATCTTTTGTCTTTCAGGCATGAGTGACTATATCGTCCCGGTGTCGACCTTGATGACCTGGCCTGATGCTCAGTCTTactgcagacagaaatacataGACCTGAGCAGCATGGTTGATTCAGATTTCAACACCAAGGTCGCTAACATGTTGACACCTTCTAATCAGGCTTGGATTGGACTGTATAGAAATTACTGGATGTGGTCAAACTCAAGCACAGCCTCAAACCTGCCGTGGGGGCCCGGGCAGCCTGATGACACTCAAAACTGTGCCACAATAGATGTATCAACGGGCTCCTTCTACAGTTTTAATTGTAATGAACAACGCCCCTTCCTCTGCTCCAGAGGTGAGTCTgtcctctgtgtttctgcacGGTCTGGTCCtcctgggctcatctggacactCTTGGCACAACACTGTCGATCCTTTGAGTGGCGCTGTCATTTGATGTTCGCTCTCTCtgtggtagagtatcacttcctgttcctgttccaacacaggaacaggaagtagTAGTTGAGTAGCTTATCTGCATaccaatttaattaaaaaccttTAGATAACTTCCgttttcatagtataatcttcatgtgcagcatggcctcttcacctgtccctcgtgcactttcctgctcatttgtcagatgtttagttactcctcagcctcctttagcagtagtGATACTTGTAACATATGTAGCATatctgcagctctggaggccaggattactgaattggagactcggcttcgcacccttgagtcacccgtagctagccaggcccctgtagccgGTGCAGCTGAAGATAGTGTAGGCCctaagcagctggggaaagagcgCGGCTGGGTgacagtgaggaggaagcatagtcttaAACAGAAGTCCCAGATACACCACCAacctgttcatgtgtctaaccatttttccccactcggcgacacacccgccgggggtccaactctggtaattggtgattctgttctcagacatgtgaagctagggacaccggcaaccatagtcagttttcttccaggggccagagcaggtgACATTGAGAGAAATTTAAagctgctggctaagggtaaacataaattcagtaaaatcataattcacgtcggcagtaatgacacccggttacgccaatcggaggtcagtaaaatcaatattgaatcagtgtgtaactttgccaaaacaatgtcggactctgtagttttctctggtcccctccccaatcagaccaggagtgacatgtttagtcgcatgttctccttaaattgctgtctgtctgagtggtgtcccagaaacgatgtgggcttcatagataattggcaaaccttctggaggaaacctggtcttgttaggagagacggcatccatccctctttggatggagcagctctcatttctagaaatatggacaaatttattaaaccccccaaaatatgactatccagagttgtgaccaggaagcagagcttACATGCCTTTCTGcagctcctctcctcctccagaCAGAAATGTAAAGGAGGCACATGGTGGCAACGGAGGCAAGAAAGGGGTAAGGGTTGTGTGGGGTGTTCTGAATAACTGTTTTTGTCATGTAATTGGATTGCACTTTGTCAGACCTCTACCCTAAAACCTGACCAACTTGGGTGTCCCCCCTGAAGGCTTAGCTTCTGCAGGTCTAGCTCTTAGTGTCACTGAGGCACACAAACCCCCTGACCACATTAAGGTGGCAATCACTCAGGgggaaaactgaaaaacaaaataacaaataataaaataaaatattgctcaTCAGATTCTAACAactaaaaacatgacatttaccTTAATTAGATGCCctatattaaatacatttgaaTCCAACCATAGTACTTCTCACTATTGCCAAtattaacaaaactaaaaagggTAGGCCAAGTTATATAAAAAAGGCAAATCTCCAAGTCttgaaaaatagaaataaagaatacATTAAAATATCCATCCAGATCTTCGGAACCAACAACATAAAATCTATCTTAATTTGACaacggctgttgttgtgatttggcgctgtatatataaaattgaattgaaattcggccttttctttctctgcagaTGTCAAATCTTCTCGAGCCTTGAGGTCAGTGAAGGTTCAGCTGAGGGCAGGATCTGCAGACCTGAACGACCCCACAGTGCAAGAATCCATCCTGCAGCAGGTCAGAGGATACACAGGCCCCGATACAAGGAACAGACTGCTATGACTACTGTGAAATGATAGAGAGCAGTTA
Coding sequences:
- the LOC143420962 gene encoding uncharacterized protein LOC143420962, producing the protein MLTPSNQAWIGLYRNYWMWSNSSTASNLPWGPGQPDDTQNCATIDVSTGSFYSFNCNEQRPFLCSRDVKSSRALRSVKVQLRAGSADLNDPTVQESILQQVREKLLDQGIREEVKLRWKTQPDGKIFHREEETAGYCEKEECGLV